From a single Brassica napus cultivar Da-Ae chromosome C9, Da-Ae, whole genome shotgun sequence genomic region:
- the LOC125593251 gene encoding putative F-box/LRR-repeat protein 23 isoform X1 produces MASSSSSLIPVMKDRECRSWSELPYELTSSILRRLDYTDILVNAQRVCTSWRRVCKDPAMWRKIDMRDLGKFRYLKYARYHRHILDLSQGGLVELDMWYIGSDSLLDYIADRFALSNFFCEYVYFSSVFNFLHAITCRSSNLRSLKLDLISMITTDGLTEALGKLPLLEELELSRYTLSGDSLRVVGQSCPKLKTLKLHSLKIRPPGYGYGYDDDALAISETLHGLRFLLLFGNCLTKVGLNAILDNCPDLEHLDLRLCFNFKLVGDLEKRCSERIKVLRRPFDSPECPYDEREIHADISDDEVPFVPDVNSYDIFESDSDYSDSD; encoded by the exons ATggcttcttcctcttcgtctTTGATACCGGTGATGAAAGACAGAGAGTGTAGAAGCTGGTCGGAGCTGCCCTATGAATTAACGTCATCCATCCTGCGCAGGCTCGACTACACTGACATATTGGTAAACGCACAGAGAGTGTGTACATCATGGCGTCGCGTCTGTAAAGACCCTGCCATGTGGCGCAAGATTGATATGCGTGACCTAGGAAAATTTCGGTACCTC aaatatgcaagatatcaccgTCACATTCTCGATCTTAGCCAAGGAGGCTTGGTTGAGCTTGACATGTGGTATATCGGTTCTGATTCTCTCCTCGACTATATCGCCGATAGGTTCGCTCTCTCCAATTTCTTTTGTGAATATGTTTACTTTTCTtcagtttttaactttttacacGCAATTACTTGTAGGTCAAGTAACCTGAGAAGCCTTAAACTTGACTTAATCTCTATGATAACAACTGATGGACTTACAGAAGCGCTTGGGAAGCTTCCATTGCTTGAAGAACTCGAGCTCTCGCGCTACACATTGTCTGGAGATTCTCTGAGAGTTGTAGGCCAGTCTTGTCCTAAACTGAAGACACTGAAGTTACACTCCCTTAAGATCCGGCCTCCTGGTTACGGGTACGGGTACGATGATGATGCTCTGGCCATCTCTGAAACATTGCATGGACTTCGCTTCCTCCTGCTTTTTGGAAACTGTTTGACAAAGGTCGGTTTAAATGCCATTCTCGATAATTGTCCTGATTTGGAGCATCTTGATTTGCGTCTCTGTTTCAACTTTAAACTTGTCGGGGATCTGGAGAAGCGGTGTTCTGAGAGGATCAAAGTTTTGAGACGACCTTTTGACTCTCCTGAGTGCCCATATGATGAGAGGGAGATCCATGCTGATATATCTGACGATGAGGTCCCTTTCGTGCCAGATGTTAATTCTTACGATATCTTCGAAAGTGACAGTGACTACTCTGACAGCGATTAA
- the LOC106414636 gene encoding putative auxin response factor 21: protein MANNQIMNAQPKFRGTEGVNRYLYDQLWKLCAGSLFDLPKIGEEVYYFPQGHIEQLVASANDNLCQLKPIFDISSRIHCNVVSIKLRVETNTDEVYAKVSLLPCPPEVEIPFPNDNNEQNIKYFTKVLTASDIGPHGDFILFKKDAIECLPPLDMSQLIPSQEIAAKDLHDHVWKFKHTFRGTPKRHLFTSGWKEFVKGKNLTVGDSFVFLRGENGESRVGIRKASHQQSDMSSSVISKESMHHGFIASASNAIHTKCMFDVFYKPKSSKFIVNCDKFLDAVNRKLNTSSRFTMKFEGHDFNEIIYSGTIVKVEDFSIYWKGSEWRNLQVQWDEAATIPRPNKVSPWEIEPLIPSSNILKSVIRNNKRQREINEFGPIISKPDYNDQMAQSTKENSTTNASSSFRLFGFDLTASSKARDVLEPLESYQKNKTSEIFEEENLDQIQAVTSLTEIQRKEISFTTSSTKVHMEGVVRTVDLTVFNGYNHMIVELEKLFNIEGKLHMHSQWKLTFKDHEGDMMLVGDDPWPKFCNIVKEIVISSK from the exons ATGGCGAATAACCAAATTATGAATGCACAACCTAAATTTCGAG gAACTGAGGGTGTCAATAGATATTTGTATGATCAGTTATGGAAGTTATGTGCTGGATCTTTGTTTGATCTCCCAAAAATTGGAGAAGAAGTTTATTATTTTCCTCAAGGGCACATAGAGCAG CTTGTAGCATCAGCAAATGACAACTTGTGCCAGTTAAAACcaatttttgatatttcttcAAGAATTCATTGTAATGTTGTTAGTATCAAGCTTAGG GTGGAGACCAATACAGATGAAGTTTATGCAAAAGTTTCGTTGTTGCCATGTCCACCT gAAGTTGAGATCCCGTTTCCTAATGACAACAACGaacaaaacattaaatattttactaaggTGTTAACTGCTTCGGATATCGGCCCACATGGTGattttatcttatttaaaaaagatgCCATTGAATGTCTTCCTCCATTG GATATGTCACAGCTAATACCGAGTCAAGAGATAGCTGCTAAAGATCTCCATGATCATGTCTGGAAATTTAAACACACTTTTAGAG GTACACCAAAAAGACACCTTTTCACATCTGGTTGGAAAGAGTTTGTAAAAGGAAAAAATTTGACCGTTGGAGACTCTTTTGTATTCCTTAG AGGAGAGAATGGGGAATCACGAGTTGGAATTAGAAAAGCATCTCATCAACAAAGCGACATGTCATCATCTGTAATTTCAAAAGAGAGTATGCACCATGGTTTCATTGCTTCTGCATCGAATGCTATTCACACCAAATGTATGTTCGATGTGTTTTATAAGCCAAA GTCGAGCAAATTCATTGTCAACTGCGACAAATTCTTAGATGCAGTgaacaggaagttgaatacaAGTTCAAGATTTACTATGAAGTTTGAAGGACATGATTTCAATGAAATAAT aTATTCTGGGACAATAGTAAAAGTGGAAGATTTCTCCATTTATTGGAAGGGTTCAGAATGGCGAAACCTACAA gtacAGTGGGATGAAGCTGCAACAATTCCAAGACCTAACAAGGTCTCTCCATGGGAGATCGAGCCTTTAATACCATCATCAAACATTCTCAAGTCAGTTATTCGAAATAACAAACGCCAACGCGAAATAAACGAATTTG GTCCTATTATTTCCAAACCAGATTACAATGACCAAATGGCCCagtcaacaaaagaaaattcaacCACCAATGCATCTAGTAGCTTCAGATTGTTTGGATTTGATCTAACGGCTTCTAGCAAAGCAAGAGATGTTTTGGAACCACTCGAATCATACCAAAAGAATAAAACTTCTGAAATCTTTGAAGAAGAAAATCTTGATCAAATTCAAGCAGTGACATCACTAACAGAAATCCAAAGGAAGGAAATAAGTTTTACTACAAGTAGTACTAAG GTTCACATGGAAGGTGTTGTTAGAACTGTGGATTTAACTGTTTTTAATGGATACAATCACATGATCGTTGAACTAGAAAAACTCTTTAATATCGAAGGCAAGTTGCATATGCACAGTCAATGGAAACTAACTTTTAAAGATCATGAAGGAGATATGATGCTTGTTGGAGACGATCCATGGCC GAAATTTTGCAATATCGTGAAGGAAATAGTCATATCTTCCAAATAG
- the LOC106413257 gene encoding F-box protein SKIP19-like: MWGGYLKVVGQSCPKLKTLKLIRFDIEPPFYVSDDDALDIAGTMHGLRFLQLFSNGLTDAGLKAILDNCSDLEHLDLNHCFNVNFSGDLEKRCSERIKVLVRPGSPRIFDFSIFEDLVLLDSDHDQ; the protein is encoded by the coding sequence ATGTGGGGAGGTTATCTGAAAGTTGTAGGCCAGTCTTGTCCGAAACTGAAGACATTGAAGTTAATCCGCTTTGATATCGAGCCTCCTTTTTACGTGAGTGACGATGATGCCCTAGATATTGCTGGAACAATGCATGGACTTCGCTTCCTCCAACTTTTTTCAAATGGTTTAACAGATGCTGGTTTAAAAGCCATTCTTGATAATTGTTCTgatcttgaacatcttgatctTAATCATTGTTTCAATGTTAACTTTTCCGGAGATCTGGAGAAGCGTTGTTCTGAGAGGATCAAAGTTTTGGTACGACCTGGTAGTCCGagaatttttgatttttctatatttgaGGACCTCGTCCTGCTAGATAGTGATCATGACCAGTAA
- the LOC106414164 gene encoding protein transport protein sec23-like has translation MKNVEIFMIFLCLNAALYLVSADPPTWPADSGGKCSVSDDWKGEVFPEIPHIKYEIIYHGKKDELLDELQTDQWPAQRCIGVALSVAAGLLGACFPGTGARIVALVGGPCSEGPGTVTPFCLSPLFLYRKLLFMTSEMMI, from the exons ATGAAGAACGTTGAGATTTTTATGATCTTTCTCTGCTTAAACGCTGCCTTATATCTAGTG TCTGCTGATCCACCAACGTGGCCTGCGGATTCGGGAGGGAAGTGTAGTGTTTCTGATGATTGGAAGGGAGAGGTTTTCCCTGAGATCCCTCATATTAAGTACGAG ATAATCTATCACGGCAAAAAGGATGAGCTGTTGGATGAGCTGCAGACGGATCAGTGGCCTGCACAGCGGTGTATTGGAGTGGCTTTGAGTGTGGCTGCGGGATTGCTTGGAGCTTGTTTCCCTGGGACTGGTGCTAGGATCGTTGCTTTAGTTGGAGGACCATGCTCTGAGGGACCAGGCACGGTAACTCCATTTTGTTTATCTCCCCTTTTTTTGTATAGGAAGCTCTTGTTTATGACTTCAGAAATGATGATATAA
- the LOC125593469 gene encoding adrenodoxin-like protein 1, mitochondrial has protein sequence MIHNTTKKKLEEPTDDENDMLDPAFGLSKCFRSRLGCMVIARPELDGVRLVIPSATRNFAVDGFVPKSH, from the exons ATGATACATaatactacaaaaaaaaaacttgaagaaCCAACAGATGATGAGAATGATATGCTTGATCCTGCTTTCGGGCTCAGT AAATGTTTCAGATCACGACTAGGATGCATGGTCATTGCAAGACCAGAGCTTGATGGTGTACGTTTAGTCATTCCTTCAGCCACACGGAACTTTGCGGTTGATGGATTTGTTCCAAAATCTCATTAG
- the LOC106414089 gene encoding glucan endo-1,3-beta-glucosidase 12, with amino-acid sequence MRNQFWIFLFSLVLLNFISQVRCEATRPVTMIRPESPIRPEGNTTFLDGTTWCVARPSASQAELQRALDWACGIGRVDCSVIEKHGDCYEPDTIWSHASFAFNAYYQTNGNNRIACYFGGTATLTKINPSYGTCSYDVSKSEVSSARSLAEYKPRWMWLMCIGLLLFLYRRS; translated from the exons ATGAGAAatcaattttggatttttctattttctctggTTCTACTAAACTTCATATCCCAAGTACGATGTGAAGCTACAAGACCGGTAACGATGATCCGACCAGAGTCACCGATTCGGCCTGAAGGTAATACGACGTTCTTGGACGGAACAACATGGTGCGTGGCTCGACCAAGTGCGTCTCAGGCTGAGCTACAGAGAGCTCTTGATTGGGCATGTGGTATTGGGAGAGTTGATTGCTCAGTCATCGAGAAACATGGTGACTGTTACGAGCCGGATACGATATGGTCGCACGCATCCTTTGCGTTTAATGCGTATTATCAAACCAATGGGAACAATCGCATCGCTTGTTACTTCGGTGGAACAGCTACACTCACCAAGATAAACCCGA GCTACGGAACGTGCTCCTATGATGTATCCAA ATCGGAAGTCTCCTCCGCAAGATCTCTAGCAGAGTACAAACCACGGTGGATGTGGCTGATGTGCATAGgacttttattgtttttatatcgGCGAAGCTAA
- the LOC125593251 gene encoding putative F-box/LRR-repeat protein 23 isoform X2: MASSSSSLIPVMKDRECRSWSELPYELTSSILRRLDYTDILVNAQRVCTSWRRVCKDPAMWRKIDMRDLGKFRYLVKTLCRLIYHRHILDLSQGGLVELDMWYIGSDSLLDYIADRSSNLRSLKLDLISMITTDGLTEALGKLPLLEELELSRYTLSGDSLRVVGQSCPKLKTLKLHSLKIRPPGYGYGYDDDALAISETLHGLRFLLLFGNCLTKVGLNAILDNCPDLEHLDLRLCFNFKLVGDLEKRCSERIKVLRRPFDSPECPYDEREIHADISDDEVPFVPDVNSYDIFESDSDYSDSD; the protein is encoded by the exons ATggcttcttcctcttcgtctTTGATACCGGTGATGAAAGACAGAGAGTGTAGAAGCTGGTCGGAGCTGCCCTATGAATTAACGTCATCCATCCTGCGCAGGCTCGACTACACTGACATATTGGTAAACGCACAGAGAGTGTGTACATCATGGCGTCGCGTCTGTAAAGACCCTGCCATGTGGCGCAAGATTGATATGCGTGACCTAGGAAAATTTCGGTACCTCGTCAAGACCTTGTGCCgtctgat atatcaccgTCACATTCTCGATCTTAGCCAAGGAGGCTTGGTTGAGCTTGACATGTGGTATATCGGTTCTGATTCTCTCCTCGACTATATCGCCGATAG GTCAAGTAACCTGAGAAGCCTTAAACTTGACTTAATCTCTATGATAACAACTGATGGACTTACAGAAGCGCTTGGGAAGCTTCCATTGCTTGAAGAACTCGAGCTCTCGCGCTACACATTGTCTGGAGATTCTCTGAGAGTTGTAGGCCAGTCTTGTCCTAAACTGAAGACACTGAAGTTACACTCCCTTAAGATCCGGCCTCCTGGTTACGGGTACGGGTACGATGATGATGCTCTGGCCATCTCTGAAACATTGCATGGACTTCGCTTCCTCCTGCTTTTTGGAAACTGTTTGACAAAGGTCGGTTTAAATGCCATTCTCGATAATTGTCCTGATTTGGAGCATCTTGATTTGCGTCTCTGTTTCAACTTTAAACTTGTCGGGGATCTGGAGAAGCGGTGTTCTGAGAGGATCAAAGTTTTGAGACGACCTTTTGACTCTCCTGAGTGCCCATATGATGAGAGGGAGATCCATGCTGATATATCTGACGATGAGGTCCCTTTCGTGCCAGATGTTAATTCTTACGATATCTTCGAAAGTGACAGTGACTACTCTGACAGCGATTAA
- the LOC125575275 gene encoding F-box protein SKIP19-like — protein MDLRLFDHQTKMASSSLTQVMEDGECRNWSELPYELTSSILSRLDSIDILENAQKVCTSWHRVCKDPAMWRKIDMLNFGDKKYNREIMWRHAVDRSQGGLLEIDISCFGSDSLLNYIADRL, from the coding sequence ATGGACTTGAGACTGTTTGATCATCAGACCAAAATGGCCTCTTCCTCCTTGACTCAGGTTATGGAAGACGGGGAGTGTAGAAACTGGTCGGAGCTTCCGTATGAATTAACGTCATCGATACTGAGCAGGCTCGATTCGATTGACATATTGGAAAACGCTCAGAAAGTTTGTACATCATGGCATCGAGTCTGTAAAGATCCTGCCATGTGGCGGAAGATTGACATGCTTAACTTTGGAGATAAGAAGTACAACCGAGAGATCATGTGGCGTCACGCAGTCGATCGTAGTCAGGGAGGCTTGCTTGAGATTGACATTTCGTGTTTCGGTTCTGATTCTCTCCTCAACTACATCGCCGATAGGTTataa
- the LOC106411821 gene encoding cell division cycle protein 123 homolog, which produces MKEEEVNRCQIQNWYPKFKSLTIKTKLHKLPEPFVNYLLDDSGPFLLPSSVTNQNAMPNRVHNPDDESSSSEDETDPPPSFPELEIEIRDSIEALGGSIFPKLNWSAPKDAAWISPSQSLSCSCFSEIALLLRSSDSILHDLCEAYDSCSDNKAARPESFFLALRKWYPSLKPEMEFRCFVKGNELVGVCQREVTTFYPVLVSEKEDLKGLIEEFFDGNVRSVFELEDYVFDVYVTKERRVKVVDFNTWCGSTLPLMFSWEELEGFRVGGELELRIVESRRGVLPGLKTAVPYDYIDVSSGSGWDQVLKKAEEELRNEN; this is translated from the coding sequence ATGAAGGAAGAGGAAGTAAACCGGTGCCAGATTCAGAACTGGTACCCGAAATTCAAATCCCTAACCATCAAAACCAAACTCCACAAGCTTCCAGAGCCGTTCGTCAACTACCTCCTCGACGACTCCGGCCCTTTCCTCCTCCCTTCCTCCGTAACAAACCAGAACGCGATGCCTAACAGAGTCCACAACCCCGACGacgaatcatcatcatcagaagacGAAACAGATCCGCCGCCGTCGTTCCCGGAGCTCGAAATCGAGATCAGGGACTCAATCGAAGCCCTAGGCGGATCGATCTTCCCGAAGCTGAACTGGAGCGCGCCGAAGGACGCGGCGTGGATAAGCCCCTCGCAGAGTCTCAGCTGCTCTTGCTTCAGCGAGATCGCTCTCTTGCTCCGCTCCTCGGACTCGATCCTCCACGACCTCTGCGAGGCGTACGATTCCTGCAGCGATAATAAAGCCGCGAGGCCGGAGAGCTTCTTCCTCGCGCTGCGGAAGTGGTACCCTTCTTTAAAGCCGGAGATGGAGTTTCGATGCTTCGTGAAAGGGAACGAGCTCGTTGGGGTTTGTCAGCGTGAAGTGACGACGTTTTACCCTGTGCTTGTTAGCGAGAAGGAGGATCTCAAGGGGTTGATTGAGGAGTTTTTTGATGGTAATGTGAGGAGTGTGTTTGAGTTGGAGGATTATGTGTTTGATGTTTATGTGACCAAGGAGAGGAGGGTGAAGGTTGTGGATTTTAATACGTGGTGCGGGTCGACTTTGCCGTTGATGTTTAGTTGGGAGGAGCTTGAGGGGTTTAGGGTTGGTGGTGAGTTGGAGTTGAGGATTGTTGAGAGCCGGCGCGGTGTGCTTCCGGGTTTGAAGACGGCGGTGCCTTATGATTATATTGACGTGAGTAGTGGTAGTGGGTGGGATCAAGTTCTTAAGAAGGCGGAAGAGGAGCTTCGGAATGAGAATTAG
- the LOC125593251 gene encoding F-box protein SKIP19-like isoform X4, whose protein sequence is MASSSSSLIPVMKDRECRSWSELPYELTSSILRRLDYTDILVNAQRVCTSWRRVCKDPAMWRKIDMHNRGLDLGYHRHILDLSQGGLVELDMWYIGSDSLLDYIADRSSNLRSLKLDLISMITTDGLTEALGKLPLLEELELSRYTLSGDSLRVVGQSCPKLKTLKLHSLKIRPPGYGYGYDDDALAISETLHGLRFLLLFGNCLTKVGLNAILDNCPDLEHLDLRLCFNFKLVGDLEKRCSERIKVLRRPFDSPECPYDEREIHADISDDEVPFVPDVNSYDIFESDSDYSDSD, encoded by the exons ATggcttcttcctcttcgtctTTGATACCGGTGATGAAAGACAGAGAGTGTAGAAGCTGGTCGGAGCTGCCCTATGAATTAACGTCATCCATCCTGCGCAGGCTCGACTACACTGACATATTGGTAAACGCACAGAGAGTGTGTACATCATGGCGTCGCGTCTGTAAAGACCCTGCCATGTGGCGCAAGATTGATATGC acaataga ggattagaccttgg atatcaccgTCACATTCTCGATCTTAGCCAAGGAGGCTTGGTTGAGCTTGACATGTGGTATATCGGTTCTGATTCTCTCCTCGACTATATCGCCGATAG GTCAAGTAACCTGAGAAGCCTTAAACTTGACTTAATCTCTATGATAACAACTGATGGACTTACAGAAGCGCTTGGGAAGCTTCCATTGCTTGAAGAACTCGAGCTCTCGCGCTACACATTGTCTGGAGATTCTCTGAGAGTTGTAGGCCAGTCTTGTCCTAAACTGAAGACACTGAAGTTACACTCCCTTAAGATCCGGCCTCCTGGTTACGGGTACGGGTACGATGATGATGCTCTGGCCATCTCTGAAACATTGCATGGACTTCGCTTCCTCCTGCTTTTTGGAAACTGTTTGACAAAGGTCGGTTTAAATGCCATTCTCGATAATTGTCCTGATTTGGAGCATCTTGATTTGCGTCTCTGTTTCAACTTTAAACTTGTCGGGGATCTGGAGAAGCGGTGTTCTGAGAGGATCAAAGTTTTGAGACGACCTTTTGACTCTCCTGAGTGCCCATATGATGAGAGGGAGATCCATGCTGATATATCTGACGATGAGGTCCCTTTCGTGCCAGATGTTAATTCTTACGATATCTTCGAAAGTGACAGTGACTACTCTGACAGCGATTAA
- the LOC125593251 gene encoding F-box protein SKIP19-like isoform X3 — protein MASSSSSLIPVMKDRECRSWSELPYELTSSILRRLDYTDILVNAQRVCTSWRRVCKDPAMWRKIDMRKVVGFGSDLAVYHRHILDLSQGGLVELDMWYIGSDSLLDYIADRSSNLRSLKLDLISMITTDGLTEALGKLPLLEELELSRYTLSGDSLRVVGQSCPKLKTLKLHSLKIRPPGYGYGYDDDALAISETLHGLRFLLLFGNCLTKVGLNAILDNCPDLEHLDLRLCFNFKLVGDLEKRCSERIKVLRRPFDSPECPYDEREIHADISDDEVPFVPDVNSYDIFESDSDYSDSD, from the exons ATggcttcttcctcttcgtctTTGATACCGGTGATGAAAGACAGAGAGTGTAGAAGCTGGTCGGAGCTGCCCTATGAATTAACGTCATCCATCCTGCGCAGGCTCGACTACACTGACATATTGGTAAACGCACAGAGAGTGTGTACATCATGGCGTCGCGTCTGTAAAGACCCTGCCATGTGGCGCAAGATTGATATGC ggaaagtagtgg gcttcgggagcgacctcgctgt atatcaccgTCACATTCTCGATCTTAGCCAAGGAGGCTTGGTTGAGCTTGACATGTGGTATATCGGTTCTGATTCTCTCCTCGACTATATCGCCGATAG GTCAAGTAACCTGAGAAGCCTTAAACTTGACTTAATCTCTATGATAACAACTGATGGACTTACAGAAGCGCTTGGGAAGCTTCCATTGCTTGAAGAACTCGAGCTCTCGCGCTACACATTGTCTGGAGATTCTCTGAGAGTTGTAGGCCAGTCTTGTCCTAAACTGAAGACACTGAAGTTACACTCCCTTAAGATCCGGCCTCCTGGTTACGGGTACGGGTACGATGATGATGCTCTGGCCATCTCTGAAACATTGCATGGACTTCGCTTCCTCCTGCTTTTTGGAAACTGTTTGACAAAGGTCGGTTTAAATGCCATTCTCGATAATTGTCCTGATTTGGAGCATCTTGATTTGCGTCTCTGTTTCAACTTTAAACTTGTCGGGGATCTGGAGAAGCGGTGTTCTGAGAGGATCAAAGTTTTGAGACGACCTTTTGACTCTCCTGAGTGCCCATATGATGAGAGGGAGATCCATGCTGATATATCTGACGATGAGGTCCCTTTCGTGCCAGATGTTAATTCTTACGATATCTTCGAAAGTGACAGTGACTACTCTGACAGCGATTAA